Part of the Labilibaculum antarcticum genome, AGATAGGTTGCCGGTAATTACAGGATTTGGACAGCTTGGATATGGACAACCTGGATACAATCAGTTAAGCGATGAATTTGATTCCTATTACATGATTGGAGCAAAAGTAAGTTGGAATATTTTTGATTGGAAAGCAGGTAAAAGAAATCAACGAAAATTTGATATTCAAAAAGAGTTGATTGAGACACAGGAGTCAAGTTTTCAAAGGAATCAGAAGGTTGAACTTAACAAAGAACACAATAATATCTCCAAATTTAAAATTTTATTGACTCAGGATGATGCTATTGTTGAACTTCAGGAAGATGTTACAAAAAGCTCTTCTTCAAAGCTGGATAATGGAATTATTACCTCAAGTGATTATTTGGAAGATTTGAATAAAGAAATTCAGTCCAAATTAAATCGTGAATATCATCATATTCAATTGAGTCAGTCAATTGCAGAGTACAGTCGGATTATAGGAAAAACAGAATTGTAATAATTATATACAGATGAAACGAACACAATTATTTATAGTATTTGCACTTGCAGCGCTAGCGGGTGCTTGTGGTACAGGAGAAGAGAAATCGGATGCTTACGGAAATTTTGAGGCGGTAGATTATGTAATTTCAGCAGAGAATTCGGGTAAGATTATGGCTTTGAATCTTGAAGAAGGTGATGTGTTTTCAGAACCAACTATGGTTGGAATTATTGATACAACACAACTATTTCTAAAAAAAGAACAACTCCGAGCACAGCGAAAATCAACCGTTGCGGGAATACAGAATATTTTATCAAGAGCTGCAGTGTACAAAGAACAAAAATCAATTCTGAAAAAGGACAAAGAACGCATCGACAAAATGTTTGCCGATGGAGCTGTATCAATAAAGGAAGTGGATGATATTACAGGAAATATACAAGTTGTAGATAAACAAATTAAATCGGTGCAAACCGAGAATGCTAAGGTTCTTGGTAATGTTGAAAATATTGATCGGCAAATTGAATCTTTGGAAGATTTGATTGCTAAAAGCAAGATTATTGTGCCTGAAAAAGCAACTGTTTTAGAAAAGTATCGCGAGATACATGAAGTGGTCAATAATGGAACTCCTTTGTTTAAGCTTGCCGATTTAAGTTATCTGGAATTAAGAATTTATGTTGGAGGTAATCAACTTCCAAGTGTGAAGTTGGGGCAGAAGGTGAAAGTAATTATCGATAAAACGGCGGAAGAGAATGAAACTCTTGAAGGACAAGTAT contains:
- a CDS encoding HlyD family secretion protein codes for the protein MKRTQLFIVFALAALAGACGTGEEKSDAYGNFEAVDYVISAENSGKIMALNLEEGDVFSEPTMVGIIDTTQLFLKKEQLRAQRKSTVAGIQNILSRAAVYKEQKSILKKDKERIDKMFADGAVSIKEVDDITGNIQVVDKQIKSVQTENAKVLGNVENIDRQIESLEDLIAKSKIIVPEKATVLEKYREIHEVVNNGTPLFKLADLSYLELRIYVGGNQLPSVKLGQKVKVIIDKTAEENETLEGQVSWISSQSEFTPKIIQTKEERVKLVYAVKVRVANDGRLKIGMPGEIRF